One Mangifera indica cultivar Alphonso chromosome 4, CATAS_Mindica_2.1, whole genome shotgun sequence genomic region harbors:
- the LOC123213119 gene encoding uncharacterized protein LOC123213119 gives MSSSDNNQSLKSTPESANVTSHQPLESKPQNPEANSQSSSIDTKIEKPQEEKETVIVNGEEFEGEEAEEEEEGECGFCLFMKGGGCKESFIAWENCVEESEKNKEDVVEKCFEVTSALKKCMEAHADYYQPILHAEKAAQEEAVKELEKEKAAQDSKGNVDEGRK, from the coding sequence ATGTCATCTTCTGATAACAACCAATCGCTAAAATCAACTCCGGAATCTGCAAATGTTACCTCCCACCAACCCCTAGAATCAAAACCCCAAAACCCGGAAGCCAATTCCCAATCTTCTTCAATCgatacaaaaattgaaaaaccccaAGAAGAGAAGGAGACAGTGATCGTTAATGGAGAAGAATTTGAAGGTGAGGAAGCGGAAGAAGAGGAGGAGGGAGAGTGTggattttgtctttttatgaaGGGCGGTGGGTGCAAAGAAAGCTTTATAGCCTGGGAGAATTGCGTTGAAGAATCTGAGAAGAACAAGGAAGATGTTGTGGAGAAGTGCTTTGAAGTAACTAGTGCTTTGAAGAAGTGTATGGAGGCTCATGCTGATTACTACCAGCCCATTTTGCATGCTGAAAAAGCGGCTCAGGAGGAGGCCGTCAAGGAGTTGGAGAAAGAGAAGGCTGCCCAGGATTCCAAAGGAAATGTTGATGAGGGTAGAAAATAA